One window of the Sparus aurata chromosome 17, fSpaAur1.1, whole genome shotgun sequence genome contains the following:
- the tent5ba gene encoding terminal nucleotidyltransferase 5ba, with protein sequence MSCDGASDQSRRFCVLSWDQVQRLDSILGEAVPIHGRGNFPTLSVQPRQIVQVVRARLEERGVCVKDVRLNGSAASHVLHQDTGLGYKDLDLIFGVSLKDDQAFRLVKDVVLDCLFDFLPAGVSKERISALTLKEAYIQKLVKVCNDTDRWSLISLSNNTGKNVELKFVDSLRRQFEFSVDSFQICLDSLLLFDRCSETPMSESFHPTVVGESVYGDFKEAMEHLCQRTIATRSPEEIRGGGLLKYCHLLVRGFRPSSEADMKQMQRYMCSRFFIDFSDIGEQQRKLEAYLQNHFAGMEHKRYECLMTLHQVVNESTVCLMGHERRQTLSLISMLALKVLAEQNAIPTVTNVTCYYQPAPYVQDINFSNYYIAHVQPPQVSPCSNSYQTWLPCS encoded by the exons ATGTCTTGCGATGGTGCGTCGGATCAGAGTCGGCGGTTCTGCGTGTTGTCTTGGGATCAGGTGCAGCGCTTGGACTCGATCCTCGGGGAGGCTGTGCCCATCCACGGCCGGGGCAACTTCCCCACTCTGTCCGTGCAGCCGCGCCAGATCGTCCAG GTGGTGCGGGcgaggctggaggagaggggagtgtGTGTTAAAGATGTCAGGCTAAATGGTTCGGCTGCCAGCCATGTGCTCCATCAGGACACCGGACTGGGCTACAAGGACCTGGACCTGATCTTTGGCGTGTCGCTGAAAGACGATCAGGCCTTCCGCCTGGTGAAGGACGTCGTGCTGGACTGCCTTTTCGACTTCCTGCCAGCCGGGGTCTCTAAGGAGCGCATCTCGGCACTAACCCTCAAAGAGGCCTACATACAGAAACTGGTGAAAGTCTGTAATGACACGGACCGCTGGAGCCTCATCTCGCTGTCCAACAACACAGGCAAGAATGTGGAGCTAAAATTTGTGGACTCTTTACGGCGACAGTTTGAATTCAGCGTGGACTCCTTCCAGATTTGCCTCGATTCTCTGCTCTTGTTTGACCGCTGCTCGGAGACGCCCATGTCTGAGAGCTTTCATCCCACCGTTGTCGGGGAGAGCGTGTACGGGGACTTCAAGGAGGCCATGGAGCACCTGTGTCAGAGGACCATAGCTACACGCAGCCCAGAGGAAATCAGAGGGGGCGGCTTATTGAagtactgccacctgctggtgcgAGGGTTCAGACCCTCCTCGGAGGCGGACATGAAGCAGATGCAGCGCTACATGTGCTCACGCTTCTTCATTGACTTCTCTGACATAggggagcagcagaggaaactGGAGGCCTACCTGCAAAACCACTTTGCCGGGATGGAGCACAAACGGTACGAGTGCCTGATGACTCTGCACCAAGTGGTGAACGAGAGCACCGTGTGTCTGATGGGCCACGAGCGGCGTCAGACGCTCAGCCTCATCTCCATGCTGGCGTTGAAGGTGCTGGCTGAGCAGAACGCCATCCCCACTGTAACAAATGTCACGTGTTATTACCAGCCAGCGCCGTACGTGCAGGACATCAACTTCAGTAATTACTATATTGCGCATGTGCAGCCGCCGCAGGTCTCACCGTGCAGTAATTCATATCAGACGTGGCTGCCCTGTAGCTGA